In a genomic window of bacterium:
- a CDS encoding metalloregulator ArsR/SmtB family transcription factor, with protein MPGDRMVRALAETFSALSDPTRIRILSALGEQELCVIDLARFLGLTGSAVSHQLRLLRGQRLVKYRKEGKIAYYSLDDDHIRNLMEECIKHVSVG; from the coding sequence ATGCCGGGGGACCGGATGGTGCGGGCCCTTGCGGAAACGTTCAGCGCGTTGAGCGACCCCACGCGGATCCGGATCCTCTCCGCGCTGGGGGAGCAGGAGCTCTGCGTCATCGACCTGGCGCGGTTCCTCGGGCTTACCGGATCGGCGGTTTCGCACCAGTTGCGGCTCCTTCGGGGCCAGCGCCTTGTGAAATACCGAAAGGAGGGAAAGATCGCCTATTATTCGCTGGACGACGATCACATCCGGAACCTCATGGAGGAATGCATCAAGCACGTATCCGTGGGGTGA